The Streptomyces sp. Alt3 genome has a segment encoding these proteins:
- a CDS encoding AI-2E family transporter — MSSTKTRAALRVSARVSGELLLVLVMTAVAVWLLGRMWSVVWPLVVGLLLTTLTWPLTRVLRRRGWPPALAASTVTVLFLLVAGGAAALIAVPVASQSGELADGVVEGIQRLREWASGPPLNIGDDQITGAFDSATARVQDSIGSMVTTVVTGVSTVVNGVVTAVLAVFLMFFMLKDGPRFLPWLARQLPGRLATDVPTVAARGWDTLGEFVRSQAYVGLLDAVLIGLGLWIVGVPLVLPLAVLTFVSAFVPIVGALFAGFVAVLIALVSNGPADALIVLAIIVVVQQLEGNVFQPMIQSRGLGLHAAVVLLAVTLGGSLAGIVGSLLAVPAAALIAVVWNYVREQLVEPGEEPEPQASPSPVGVPS; from the coding sequence ATGAGCTCCACCAAGACCCGCGCGGCCCTCCGCGTTTCGGCACGCGTATCAGGCGAGTTGCTCCTGGTCCTTGTCATGACCGCAGTGGCGGTGTGGTTGCTGGGGCGCATGTGGTCGGTCGTCTGGCCACTCGTGGTCGGCCTGCTGCTCACGACTCTGACCTGGCCACTGACGCGAGTCCTGCGCCGACGCGGATGGCCACCGGCGCTCGCCGCTTCCACGGTGACGGTGCTGTTCCTCCTGGTGGCCGGGGGAGCGGCCGCGTTGATCGCGGTGCCGGTGGCCTCCCAGTCCGGAGAACTGGCCGACGGAGTGGTCGAAGGCATCCAGCGGCTGCGCGAATGGGCCTCCGGGCCGCCTCTCAACATCGGTGACGATCAGATCACCGGCGCGTTCGACTCTGCGACCGCCCGCGTCCAGGACAGCATCGGCAGCATGGTCACGACGGTCGTCACCGGTGTGAGCACGGTGGTCAACGGTGTGGTCACCGCCGTCCTGGCGGTCTTCCTCATGTTCTTCATGCTCAAGGACGGCCCCCGCTTCCTGCCGTGGCTCGCGCGTCAGCTGCCCGGCCGGCTCGCCACCGATGTTCCCACCGTGGCGGCGCGTGGCTGGGACACCCTCGGTGAGTTCGTGCGGTCCCAGGCCTACGTCGGCCTGCTCGACGCCGTCCTCATCGGTCTCGGCCTCTGGATCGTCGGAGTGCCTCTGGTGCTGCCCCTGGCCGTGCTGACGTTCGTCTCCGCGTTCGTGCCGATCGTGGGCGCGCTGTTCGCAGGCTTCGTCGCCGTCCTCATCGCCCTGGTGTCGAACGGACCGGCCGACGCGCTGATCGTGCTGGCGATCATCGTGGTGGTGCAGCAGCTCGAGGGCAACGTGTTCCAGCCCATGATCCAGAGCCGGGGGCTCGGCCTGCACGCCGCGGTCGTCCTGCTGGCGGTGACGTTGGGTGGCAGCCTGGCCGGCATCGTCGGCAGCCTCCTCGCCGTGCCCGCTGCCGCGCTGATCGCCGTGGTCTGGAACTACGTGCGCGAGCAGCTCGTCGAACCCGGGGAGGAGCCGGAGCCCCAGGCGTCACCGAGCCCCGTCGGTGTCCCGTCCTGA
- a CDS encoding NUDIX hydrolase, whose protein sequence is MTRTETTTTASHEPTDGLPGTAALLVDDAGRYLLHLRDANKPIWAPGQWAFPGGNTEPGETCDQAMARELYEETRLSVPGLAPFVMLETLDAADTLTNRVLVYLGTLNRPAHEIPLHEGIELRWTHAAETVHMAMEPGTAAAIQEHLRHPHPRPDTDGRPPTVRIPAVREPRERSIVGAHLYLERDGAVLLGRRHPDSVFAPSTWHLPAGHREADESALACVVRETAEETGIVIAESDLSLVHTLDLRHPGSPVSRVQLFFAASRWHGEPRVLEPDRCTEWRWWPLQALPEPLVAYAATALTAIARGESYARTGWPS, encoded by the coding sequence ATGACCCGTACCGAAACGACGACCACCGCGTCCCACGAGCCCACCGACGGACTCCCCGGCACCGCCGCCCTCCTCGTCGACGACGCGGGCCGCTACCTGCTGCACCTGCGTGATGCGAACAAGCCGATCTGGGCGCCCGGCCAGTGGGCCTTCCCGGGCGGGAACACCGAGCCGGGCGAGACGTGCGACCAGGCCATGGCGCGTGAACTGTACGAGGAGACCCGCCTCTCCGTTCCCGGTCTTGCCCCCTTCGTCATGCTCGAAACCCTCGATGCGGCGGACACCCTGACGAACCGCGTCCTGGTGTACCTGGGCACGCTGAACCGCCCCGCCCACGAGATCCCGCTCCACGAAGGAATCGAGCTGCGCTGGACGCACGCAGCCGAGACAGTGCACATGGCCATGGAACCTGGCACCGCCGCCGCCATCCAGGAACACCTGAGGCACCCGCACCCCCGCCCCGACACCGACGGCCGGCCACCCACCGTGCGCATCCCGGCCGTCCGGGAGCCGCGGGAGCGCAGCATCGTCGGGGCTCACCTCTATCTGGAACGCGACGGCGCGGTCCTGCTCGGCAGACGCCACCCCGACAGCGTCTTCGCTCCCTCGACCTGGCACCTGCCTGCCGGCCACCGCGAGGCGGACGAGTCCGCTCTGGCCTGTGTGGTCCGCGAGACGGCCGAGGAGACCGGCATCGTCATCGCGGAGAGCGACCTCTCGCTCGTCCACACCCTCGATCTGCGGCACCCCGGCAGCCCGGTCTCGCGCGTGCAGCTGTTCTTCGCCGCTTCGCGCTGGCACGGCGAACCCCGGGTCCTGGAACCCGACCGGTGCACCGAGTGGAGGTGGTGGCCCCTCCAGGCCCTCCCAGAGCCTCTCGTCGCATACGCGGCCACCGCGCTCACCGCCATCGCCCGCGGCGAGTCGTACGCGCGCACGGGCTGGCCGTCATGA
- a CDS encoding MIP/aquaporin family protein: protein MAKRSTRSGLLGELSAEFAGTMILILFGCGVVAQVAAGGALTDPPGGLGDHDSIAWAWGLGVTLGVYVAARLSGAHLNPAVTLALAAFRGFPWSKVAPYALAQTAGAFVAALLVRWNYTEALAKADPGHTVKTQTVFSTLPANGNPALPVHEWGAFRDQVIGTAILLLLIMAITDMLNTPPGANLAPFVIGLVVVAIGMAWGTNAGYAINPARDFGPRLASFITGYNGAWRDQYGNLYFWVPIIGPLVGGLLGAGLYKAFVGRFLPSAEPEPPGRVPAPED, encoded by the coding sequence ATGGCGAAACGGAGTACACGATCCGGGTTGCTCGGCGAATTGTCCGCCGAGTTCGCGGGCACGATGATTCTCATTCTTTTCGGCTGCGGCGTGGTGGCCCAGGTAGCGGCGGGCGGAGCTCTGACGGATCCGCCCGGCGGTCTCGGGGACCACGACAGCATCGCCTGGGCGTGGGGGCTCGGTGTCACCCTGGGCGTCTACGTGGCGGCACGGCTGAGTGGCGCCCACCTCAACCCAGCGGTGACCCTGGCGCTCGCCGCGTTCCGGGGCTTCCCGTGGAGCAAGGTGGCGCCCTATGCCCTGGCCCAGACGGCCGGCGCGTTCGTGGCCGCCCTTCTCGTCCGTTGGAACTACACCGAGGCGCTGGCGAAGGCCGACCCCGGACACACCGTCAAGACGCAGACGGTGTTCTCCACGCTCCCGGCCAACGGCAATCCCGCTCTGCCGGTCCACGAGTGGGGTGCGTTCCGCGACCAGGTCATCGGCACCGCCATCCTGCTGCTGCTGATCATGGCCATCACCGACATGCTGAACACGCCGCCGGGCGCGAACCTGGCCCCGTTCGTCATCGGGCTGGTCGTGGTGGCGATCGGCATGGCGTGGGGAACCAACGCGGGTTACGCGATCAACCCGGCCCGGGACTTCGGCCCCAGGCTGGCGAGCTTCATCACCGGATACAACGGAGCCTGGCGAGATCAGTACGGGAACCTCTACTTCTGGGTCCCGATCATCGGGCCTCTCGTCGGCGGCCTGCTCGGCGCCGGACTGTACAAGGCATTCGTCGGGCGGTTCCTGCCGTCCGCGGAGCCCGAGCCACCGGGACGCGTCCCGGCACCCGAGGACTGA
- the glpK gene encoding glycerol kinase GlpK, which translates to MADFIGAVDQGTTSTRFMIFDHGGNEVAKHQLEHAQILPRSGWVEHDPVEIWERTNSVMQNALRFGGIAPGDLAAIGITNQRETTVVWDPRNGRPYYNAIVWQDTRTDVIAAELERSGRGDVIRRKAGLPPATYFSAGKIQWILENVDGVREAAEAGHAIFGNTDAWVLWNLTGGPDGGIHATDVTNASRTMLMDLETLDWDEELLGFFDIPRSMLPTINPSSHPEAYGTTRTSRPLRAAIPIGGVLGDQQAATVGQVCFSPGEAKNTYGTGNFLVLNTGTELVRSQHGLLTTVAYQFGDSPVVYALEGSIAVTGSAVQWLRDQMKIIKTAAESEVLARSVDDNGGMYFVPAFSGLFAPYWRSDARGAIVGLARYNDNAHLARATLESICYQSRDVVEAMEQDSGVHLDVLKVDGGVTANDLCMQIQADVLGVPVSRPVVAETTALGAAYAAGLATGFWQNTDELRAQWHESERWAPQWSEDQRAEGYAGWKKAVERTLDWVKVP; encoded by the coding sequence ATGGCGGACTTCATCGGCGCGGTGGACCAAGGGACCACCAGCACACGATTCATGATCTTCGACCATGGCGGCAACGAGGTCGCCAAGCACCAACTGGAGCACGCCCAGATCCTCCCGCGCTCGGGCTGGGTGGAACACGACCCGGTGGAGATCTGGGAGCGCACGAACTCCGTGATGCAGAACGCCCTGCGGTTCGGCGGCATCGCGCCGGGCGACCTGGCGGCGATCGGGATCACCAACCAGCGTGAGACCACGGTGGTCTGGGACCCGCGCAACGGGCGCCCGTACTACAACGCCATCGTGTGGCAGGACACCCGTACGGACGTCATCGCCGCGGAACTCGAACGGTCGGGCCGTGGCGACGTCATCCGCCGCAAGGCGGGTCTCCCCCCGGCGACCTACTTCTCCGCGGGCAAGATCCAGTGGATCCTGGAGAACGTCGACGGCGTACGGGAAGCCGCCGAGGCCGGTCACGCGATCTTCGGCAACACGGACGCCTGGGTCCTGTGGAATCTGACCGGGGGGCCGGACGGAGGCATCCACGCCACCGACGTGACCAACGCCAGCCGCACCATGCTGATGGACCTGGAGACCCTCGACTGGGACGAGGAACTGCTGGGCTTCTTCGACATCCCCCGGTCGATGCTGCCCACCATCAACCCCTCCTCCCACCCGGAGGCCTACGGAACCACCCGCACCTCACGGCCGCTCCGCGCGGCCATCCCCATCGGCGGGGTCCTGGGCGACCAGCAGGCGGCCACCGTCGGACAGGTCTGTTTCTCTCCCGGCGAGGCCAAGAACACCTACGGGACCGGCAACTTCCTGGTGCTCAACACGGGGACCGAACTGGTCCGCTCCCAGCACGGGCTCCTCACCACGGTGGCGTACCAGTTCGGCGACTCCCCGGTGGTGTACGCGCTGGAGGGCTCGATCGCCGTGACCGGATCCGCCGTGCAGTGGCTGCGGGACCAGATGAAGATCATCAAGACCGCGGCGGAGAGCGAGGTGCTCGCCCGTTCGGTCGACGACAACGGCGGCATGTACTTCGTCCCCGCGTTCTCCGGTCTGTTCGCCCCCTACTGGCGCTCCGACGCCCGGGGCGCGATCGTCGGCCTCGCCAGGTACAACGACAACGCCCACCTGGCGCGGGCGACCCTCGAGTCCATCTGCTACCAGAGCCGCGACGTCGTCGAAGCCATGGAGCAGGACTCCGGCGTCCACCTCGACGTGCTGAAGGTCGACGGTGGCGTCACCGCCAACGATCTGTGCATGCAGATCCAGGCAGACGTCCTCGGTGTCCCGGTCAGCCGTCCGGTCGTCGCGGAGACCACCGCGCTCGGCGCAGCCTACGCCGCGGGGCTGGCGACGGGATTCTGGCAGAACACCGACGAACTGCGCGCCCAGTGGCACGAGTCCGAGCGGTGGGCGCCCCAGTGGTCCGAAGATCAGCGTGCGGAAGGTTACGCGGGCTGGAAGAAGGCCGTGGAACGCACCCTCGACTGGGTGAAGGTCCCGTAG
- a CDS encoding ABC transporter substrate-binding protein → MPRPVRPAALAVAFTVLALTGCGAEVTAREGTDDAARAGGGRYPVTVENCGEKKTFERAPRRVVTNDVGITEIMFALGLEDHMAGYVMPDDKGDLTSVPWKDGYTKTEWLSKEQINKELVLDARADLVFAGWNYGFNEGDGFTPAELGRVGIDSYVLSESCRNGQGKARGVMSPLDALYTDLRNLGTVFDVEDRAEGLITSFRKEVAEAQAKAAKGADRPRVFLYDDGQDKPFTSGAFAGPHDIITKAGGDHIMKDLEDSWTTVGWETVVARDPEVIVINNYGDTTAEQKRKFLMSYKPLANVSAVRNDRIVVLDYVDLVESPRNPAAIRSLAAELRDLSS, encoded by the coding sequence ATGCCCCGCCCTGTGCGCCCCGCCGCGCTCGCCGTCGCCTTCACCGTGCTCGCCCTGACCGGTTGCGGGGCGGAGGTCACCGCGCGGGAAGGAACGGACGACGCCGCCCGAGCGGGCGGCGGCCGCTACCCGGTGACCGTCGAGAACTGCGGCGAGAAGAAGACGTTCGAACGGGCCCCCCGACGTGTGGTGACCAACGACGTCGGCATCACCGAGATCATGTTCGCCCTCGGACTCGAGGACCACATGGCGGGATACGTGATGCCCGACGACAAGGGAGACCTCACGTCCGTGCCATGGAAGGACGGCTACACGAAGACCGAGTGGCTGTCGAAGGAGCAGATCAACAAGGAACTGGTCCTGGACGCCCGCGCCGACCTGGTATTCGCGGGCTGGAACTACGGGTTCAACGAGGGCGACGGCTTCACCCCCGCCGAGTTGGGGCGTGTGGGCATCGACTCGTACGTGCTCAGCGAGTCGTGCCGCAACGGACAGGGCAAAGCACGCGGGGTGATGTCACCGCTCGACGCGCTCTACACCGACCTGCGGAACCTGGGCACGGTGTTCGACGTCGAGGACAGAGCGGAAGGCCTCATCACGTCCTTCCGGAAAGAGGTGGCCGAGGCCCAGGCGAAGGCCGCGAAGGGGGCCGACCGGCCACGCGTCTTCCTCTACGACGACGGGCAGGACAAGCCCTTCACCTCGGGTGCCTTCGCCGGACCGCACGACATCATCACCAAGGCCGGCGGCGACCACATCATGAAGGACCTCGAGGACAGCTGGACCACCGTGGGCTGGGAGACGGTCGTCGCCCGCGATCCCGAAGTCATCGTGATCAACAACTACGGGGACACCACCGCCGAGCAGAAGCGGAAGTTCCTCATGTCGTACAAGCCCCTCGCGAACGTCTCGGCCGTCAGGAACGACCGGATCGTCGTCCTCGACTACGTGGACCTCGTCGAAAGTCCGCGTAACCCCGCAGCCATCCGCTCCCTGGCCGCTGAACTCCGGGACCTCAGCTCCTGA
- a CDS encoding ABC transporter ATP-binding protein has protein sequence MEVDIDALTVEIAGVRLLRRATLRAGSGQVVGLVGPNGSGKSTLLRCVYRALRPSAGAVRIGGEDLLAMPARESARRLAALPQELVAEFDFSVAEVVAMGRFPHQGSVARTTEEDRRICAAALAGVGAGHLVDRGFLTLSGGEKQRVLIARALAQQPRVLVLDEPTNHLDIAQQLEVLALVRASGLTVLTALHDLNLAALHCDVLHVIDAGRIVASGAPHDVLTPALLADVFGVRAHRVPHPETGVVQLLFDRLPSA, from the coding sequence ATGGAGGTCGACATCGACGCACTGACGGTCGAGATCGCGGGTGTGCGGCTGCTTCGACGAGCCACCCTGCGCGCGGGGAGCGGGCAGGTCGTCGGCCTCGTCGGGCCGAACGGCAGCGGTAAGTCGACCCTGCTGCGCTGCGTCTACCGGGCGCTGCGACCCTCGGCGGGCGCGGTGCGGATCGGCGGCGAGGATCTGCTCGCGATGCCCGCGCGCGAGAGTGCGCGCCGGCTGGCCGCCCTGCCGCAGGAACTGGTGGCGGAGTTCGACTTCAGCGTCGCCGAGGTCGTGGCCATGGGCCGGTTCCCGCACCAGGGATCGGTCGCCAGGACCACCGAGGAGGACCGGCGCATCTGTGCGGCCGCGTTGGCGGGAGTCGGGGCCGGCCATCTCGTCGACCGCGGGTTCCTCACACTCTCCGGCGGGGAGAAGCAGCGCGTCCTCATCGCCCGCGCACTCGCTCAGCAGCCCCGGGTGCTGGTGCTCGACGAGCCCACCAACCACCTCGACATCGCCCAGCAGCTGGAGGTTCTGGCTCTGGTGCGCGCCAGCGGGCTGACCGTGCTCACCGCGTTGCACGACCTGAACCTGGCCGCACTCCACTGCGACGTGCTCCATGTGATCGACGCCGGGCGCATCGTCGCCTCCGGCGCACCCCACGACGTCCTCACACCCGCGCTGCTGGCCGATGTCTTCGGGGTGCGGGCGCATCGCGTACCGCACCCCGAGACCGGCGTGGTGCAGCTGCTCTTCGACCGGCTTCCCTCCGCGTAG
- a CDS encoding FecCD family ABC transporter permease has translation MARTRERIPVAPSGATRTGEGAAVSRRVPLPLLVVGLCVALPLSLACGAGIGASGVSWGEALRCLWAGLTGGAIAPDEVASYTIVWELRFPRAVLAAVVGAGLAAIGLAVQAMVRNALADPFVLGISSGAAVGANAVIIFGVFGALGVWALSTAAFLSALLAMVLVYSIARTARGLTPLRLVLTGTAMYYGFSAVTTFMVFAAERGEAARSAMMWLLGSLGGASWSSVPIAAGAVLGGLVHLGWSARRLNALAMGDETAAALGVDPGRLRKELFLVSAAVTGAVVAVSGAIGFVGLMVPHAARMLIGADHRRLLAVAPLAGAVLLVWVDILSRVVLAPAELPVGVLTAAVGVPCFVLLMRRRTYTFGGV, from the coding sequence GTGGCCAGGACCCGTGAACGAATACCCGTGGCCCCGTCGGGTGCCACCCGCACAGGGGAAGGTGCGGCAGTCTCCCGGCGGGTCCCCTTGCCGCTGCTCGTGGTCGGTCTGTGCGTCGCCCTGCCGCTGTCCCTCGCCTGCGGGGCTGGAATCGGGGCCTCCGGGGTCTCCTGGGGCGAGGCGCTGCGATGCCTGTGGGCCGGGCTGACCGGTGGGGCCATCGCGCCGGACGAGGTCGCGTCGTACACCATTGTCTGGGAACTCCGCTTTCCACGCGCCGTACTGGCAGCGGTGGTCGGGGCAGGACTGGCGGCCATCGGCCTCGCCGTGCAGGCGATGGTCCGCAACGCCCTCGCCGACCCGTTCGTCCTCGGCATCTCCTCGGGTGCCGCAGTCGGAGCCAACGCCGTAATCATCTTCGGGGTGTTCGGGGCCCTCGGGGTCTGGGCGCTGTCGACGGCCGCGTTCCTGTCCGCGCTCCTCGCCATGGTGCTCGTGTACTCGATCGCCCGGACCGCCCGGGGCCTGACACCACTCCGGCTCGTGCTGACCGGCACCGCGATGTACTACGGCTTCTCGGCCGTCACCACGTTCATGGTGTTCGCCGCCGAACGCGGCGAAGCGGCCCGGTCGGCGATGATGTGGCTGCTCGGCAGCCTGGGCGGGGCCAGTTGGTCCTCGGTGCCGATCGCCGCGGGCGCAGTGCTCGGCGGCCTCGTCCACCTCGGCTGGTCGGCACGCCGGCTGAACGCCCTGGCCATGGGTGACGAGACCGCTGCCGCGCTGGGGGTGGACCCCGGCAGGCTGCGCAAGGAACTCTTCCTCGTCTCCGCCGCCGTCACCGGGGCGGTCGTCGCGGTCAGCGGAGCGATCGGTTTCGTGGGCCTGATGGTTCCCCATGCCGCACGGATGCTGATCGGTGCTGACCACCGCCGCCTGCTGGCCGTCGCGCCCCTGGCCGGTGCCGTCCTGCTGGTCTGGGTGGACATCCTCTCGCGCGTGGTCCTCGCGCCCGCCGAACTTCCGGTGGGTGTGCTGACCGCGGCCGTCGGTGTGCCGTGCTTCGTCCTGCTCATGCGCCGCCGGACCTACACCTTCGGAGGCGTGTGA
- a CDS encoding FG-GAP-like repeat-containing protein, with the protein MPLPTQELKLEIVNAATGKPLGPKAVPGADGALVVRDHPDDGPGPVQWQFTPVQDAQDDQAYVIRNAAGGKVLDNPAATDRGVRQWDAAVNKKGQQWRVVPVEGEAGLYFIEGAADGAVLDLADPGKEDTRIVLGEYDDSAESQRWRLVPAEPERTSDLVLRWSPLSHWNSRRSWRLARSAALRPAPDATPSFSNVLLVLERYGSDKDAGEWKSQGAARSPGGQPGRWAGLGERLLADTTGTGRKDIVGLKPGKGAVASSGRGDGTFHDEERPLHQPAPSPSPADLWSLVDTTGDGSLRVVVLAADGVRVSPQDAGGTFTAGGELVLKAFGHGKQAGGWLADKHPRFVVDTTGDGRLDIVGCHDDGVWVSLQDEEGKFTPIGEEPALRAFGHSDEAGGWLADKHPRFVVDTTGDGRLDIVGCHDDGVWVSLQDEEGSFAEPLYVLDDFGTEQGWGSADRQPRFLIGTTGGEALDIVGFGPQGVVVSRGRGDGTFEPSKLVLNDFGQTQGWTSDRHIRFLADVTGDGTPDIVGFGNEGVWVSHNDGDGRFEQAQLVCRGFGYDEDAGGWRVDRHPRFLADITGDGRVDIVGFGGPGVHVARNLFRRFSTR; encoded by the coding sequence ATGCCCTTGCCCACGCAAGAACTGAAGCTGGAGATCGTCAACGCCGCCACGGGGAAACCCCTCGGGCCGAAGGCCGTGCCGGGCGCGGACGGGGCGCTCGTCGTCCGGGACCACCCCGATGACGGTCCGGGCCCGGTGCAGTGGCAGTTCACTCCCGTCCAGGACGCACAGGACGACCAGGCCTACGTGATCCGTAACGCGGCCGGCGGCAAGGTGCTCGACAACCCCGCCGCCACGGACCGCGGCGTCCGCCAGTGGGATGCCGCCGTCAACAAGAAGGGGCAGCAGTGGCGCGTCGTGCCCGTCGAAGGCGAAGCGGGCCTCTACTTCATCGAGGGCGCGGCCGACGGCGCCGTTCTCGACCTCGCCGACCCGGGGAAGGAGGACACCCGAATCGTCCTCGGCGAGTACGACGACAGCGCCGAAAGCCAGCGGTGGCGTCTCGTCCCGGCCGAGCCGGAGCGCACGAGCGATCTCGTGCTGCGCTGGTCACCGCTGAGCCACTGGAACAGTCGCCGGTCCTGGCGTCTGGCCCGCTCGGCCGCGCTGCGGCCGGCGCCCGACGCGACGCCCTCCTTCAGCAACGTGCTGCTGGTCCTGGAGCGGTACGGAAGCGACAAGGACGCCGGCGAATGGAAGAGCCAGGGGGCCGCTCGCTCTCCCGGTGGGCAACCGGGCCGGTGGGCCGGGCTCGGTGAGCGCCTCCTCGCCGACACCACCGGCACCGGACGGAAGGACATCGTAGGGCTCAAACCCGGAAAGGGGGCGGTGGCGTCGTCCGGCAGGGGCGACGGGACGTTCCACGACGAGGAACGCCCCCTGCACCAGCCCGCACCCTCCCCGAGCCCCGCCGACCTGTGGAGCCTCGTGGACACGACGGGCGACGGCAGTCTCAGGGTGGTGGTGCTCGCCGCTGACGGCGTCCGGGTGTCCCCTCAGGACGCCGGCGGTACGTTCACCGCGGGCGGTGAGCTGGTCCTCAAGGCGTTCGGACACGGCAAGCAGGCCGGTGGCTGGCTCGCCGACAAGCATCCCCGTTTCGTCGTGGACACCACCGGTGACGGCAGGCTCGACATCGTCGGCTGTCACGACGACGGCGTGTGGGTGTCACTCCAGGACGAGGAAGGCAAGTTCACGCCCATCGGCGAGGAACCCGCTCTCCGGGCCTTCGGGCACAGCGACGAGGCCGGTGGCTGGCTCGCCGACAAGCATCCCCGTTTCGTCGTGGACACCACCGGTGACGGCAGGCTCGACATCGTCGGCTGTCACGACGACGGCGTGTGGGTGTCACTCCAGGACGAGGAGGGGAGCTTCGCCGAACCTCTCTACGTCCTCGACGACTTCGGGACCGAGCAGGGATGGGGCTCGGCAGACCGACAACCCCGGTTCCTTATCGGGACCACCGGCGGCGAAGCGCTGGACATCGTCGGTTTCGGCCCGCAGGGAGTCGTCGTGTCCCGGGGACGCGGCGACGGCACCTTCGAACCGTCGAAGCTCGTCCTGAACGACTTCGGACAAACCCAGGGATGGACGAGCGACAGGCACATCCGGTTCCTCGCCGACGTCACCGGCGACGGCACCCCGGACATCGTCGGCTTCGGCAACGAAGGCGTCTGGGTGTCGCACAACGACGGGGACGGCCGGTTCGAACAGGCCCAACTGGTGTGCCGCGGGTTCGGGTACGACGAGGACGCAGGCGGCTGGCGAGTCGACCGCCACCCCCGCTTCCTCGCCGACATCACGGGCGACGGGCGCGTCGACATCGTCGGCTTCGGCGGGCCAGGTGTGCACGTGGCCCGGAACCTCTTCCGCCGGTTCAGCACCCGATAG